A region from the Kribbella shirazensis genome encodes:
- the lysX gene encoding bifunctional lysylphosphatidylglycerol synthetase/lysine--tRNA ligase LysX produces the protein MRSEEVAVIPEWQHRAAVWVGRVVVLASVWSFVAIPLHLVAPKLVKNVDFAFDFIGIPAGHTIFSAVYLAVVGSALLRGKRAALLWVLWVFEALWFLAQVAGIAFTSVRLANPTDADLLRDFGPASVQDLEWGIVQAVVVAAIVVLLWKIRGAFPARLAPGSRRLAIGALVFGMLISIAVSVTLTQLFPRTLTGQRQKIGWAVVAALGQSRSKMGGHEGHGWIGLTVGAISAASLVIAFWIFLRSVQRVRYLTQPEELEVRRLLLLHGERDSLGYFATRRDKAVVFAPGNDAAIAYRVVNGVSLASGDPLGDPAAWPAAIERWLTEARRYGWSPAVLSASEEAAQAYVDAGLRALSMGDEAIIDVADFTLEGRTMRPVRQAVTRVQRAGYHAQVVRHGDLSPEALAEYVRLAEKWRGARTERGFSMALGRLGDPADARCVMVIARDADGVVRGLLSFAPWGVRGVSLDLMRRDPESVNGLMEFMVTSLIDACGDLGVHRISLNFAMFREIFSDAERVGAGPVLRLTNALLTAASRFWQLESLYQSNEKYLPRWSPRLICYSRGASLAQVLLAAGTAEGFLPAPRPWTRVDSVETAERHAIMAADGRAFATAVREQEDELLRPALPARKLTEQEQIRRTKLTELVAVGIDPYPVSVPRTETLERVRELYPNLPPDHHTGHTVSVTGRVMRMRDHGGLAFAQLQDELTQLQVMLMAASCGDVPLEQWRRLVDIGDHVSVTGEIVTSRRGELSIAATTWTMAAKCLHPLPDKRKGFTDPEARVRQRHLDLVMNPDSLRMMQQRSAAVRALRNGFETRGFIEVETPMLQAVHGGANARPFATHINAYDTELFLRIAPELFLKRLSVGGMGKVFELNRNFRNEGADATHNPEFTSVEAYQPYADYHVMRELTRELLIEAATAVYGKPVVRRDGEELDISGDWSVVTVHDAVGRAAGTAITPDTPAERLRELCAEHGVHTTFEMSAGELVLELYDELVEPNTTLPTFYTDFPLETSPLTRTHRSEPRLAERWDLVAFGAEIGTAYSELVDPVEQRRRLTEQSLKAAAGDPEAMSLDEDFLSALEYAMPPTGGLGIGVDRVMMMLTGQNIRSTLAFPFVRPALRS, from the coding sequence GTGCGGTCGGAAGAAGTAGCAGTGATCCCGGAGTGGCAGCACCGGGCCGCGGTCTGGGTGGGCCGCGTCGTCGTGCTCGCCTCGGTGTGGTCCTTCGTCGCCATCCCGCTGCACCTGGTCGCCCCGAAGCTGGTCAAGAACGTGGACTTCGCGTTCGACTTCATCGGCATCCCGGCCGGGCACACGATCTTCTCCGCCGTCTACCTCGCGGTCGTCGGCAGCGCGTTGCTGCGCGGCAAACGCGCCGCGCTGCTGTGGGTGCTGTGGGTTTTCGAGGCACTCTGGTTCCTCGCGCAGGTGGCCGGCATCGCGTTCACGAGCGTGCGGCTGGCCAATCCCACGGACGCGGACCTGCTCCGCGACTTCGGCCCGGCCAGCGTTCAGGATCTGGAATGGGGCATCGTCCAGGCCGTCGTGGTCGCCGCGATCGTCGTCCTGCTGTGGAAGATCCGCGGCGCCTTCCCGGCCCGGCTCGCGCCCGGTAGCCGGCGGCTCGCGATCGGCGCGCTGGTGTTCGGCATGCTGATCTCGATCGCGGTCAGCGTCACCCTCACCCAGCTCTTCCCCCGGACGCTCACCGGGCAGCGGCAGAAGATCGGCTGGGCCGTGGTCGCCGCGCTCGGCCAGTCCCGCAGCAAGATGGGCGGTCACGAGGGCCACGGCTGGATCGGCCTCACCGTCGGCGCGATCTCAGCGGCCTCGCTGGTGATCGCGTTCTGGATCTTCCTCCGCTCCGTCCAGCGCGTGCGGTACCTGACGCAGCCCGAGGAGCTCGAGGTACGGCGCCTGCTCCTGCTGCACGGCGAGCGCGACTCGCTCGGGTACTTCGCCACGCGCCGGGACAAGGCGGTGGTGTTCGCCCCGGGCAACGACGCCGCGATCGCCTACCGGGTGGTGAACGGGGTCAGCCTGGCCAGTGGCGACCCGCTCGGCGATCCGGCGGCGTGGCCGGCGGCGATCGAGCGCTGGCTGACCGAGGCCCGCAGGTACGGCTGGTCGCCGGCCGTGCTGTCGGCGAGCGAGGAGGCAGCACAGGCGTACGTCGACGCGGGACTGCGCGCGTTGTCGATGGGCGACGAGGCGATCATCGACGTCGCGGACTTCACGCTCGAAGGCCGGACGATGCGGCCGGTGCGCCAGGCGGTGACCCGGGTCCAGCGGGCCGGGTACCACGCACAGGTGGTCCGGCACGGGGACCTGTCGCCGGAGGCGTTGGCGGAGTACGTGCGACTGGCCGAGAAGTGGCGGGGCGCGCGGACCGAGCGCGGGTTCTCGATGGCGCTCGGGCGGCTCGGCGATCCGGCCGACGCGCGGTGCGTGATGGTGATCGCGCGGGACGCCGACGGCGTCGTCCGCGGGCTGCTGTCGTTCGCTCCGTGGGGTGTCCGGGGTGTGTCGCTGGACCTGATGCGGCGCGATCCCGAGTCCGTGAACGGATTGATGGAGTTCATGGTGACGTCGCTGATCGACGCGTGCGGCGATCTCGGCGTGCACCGGATCTCACTGAACTTCGCGATGTTCCGGGAGATCTTCAGCGACGCCGAACGAGTCGGCGCCGGTCCGGTACTGCGACTCACGAACGCGTTGCTGACCGCCGCGTCCCGTTTCTGGCAGCTGGAGAGCCTGTACCAGTCGAACGAGAAGTACCTGCCGCGCTGGTCGCCACGGCTGATCTGCTACTCGCGGGGCGCATCGCTCGCGCAGGTGCTCCTGGCGGCCGGTACGGCGGAAGGCTTCCTGCCCGCGCCGCGGCCGTGGACCCGCGTCGACAGTGTCGAGACAGCGGAGCGGCACGCGATCATGGCCGCGGACGGTCGCGCGTTCGCAACCGCCGTACGCGAACAGGAGGACGAGCTGCTGCGACCGGCCCTGCCGGCACGGAAGCTCACCGAGCAGGAACAGATCCGGCGTACAAAGCTGACCGAACTCGTTGCTGTGGGCATCGATCCGTATCCGGTCAGCGTGCCGCGGACGGAGACCCTGGAGCGGGTCCGGGAGCTGTACCCGAACCTCCCGCCGGACCACCACACCGGCCACACCGTGTCCGTGACCGGCCGGGTGATGCGGATGCGCGACCACGGCGGGCTCGCGTTCGCGCAGTTGCAGGACGAGTTGACGCAACTGCAGGTGATGCTCATGGCCGCGTCGTGCGGCGACGTACCGCTGGAGCAGTGGCGGCGACTCGTCGACATCGGCGACCACGTCAGCGTGACCGGAGAGATCGTCACGAGCCGCCGCGGGGAGCTGTCGATCGCGGCGACAACGTGGACGATGGCCGCGAAGTGCCTGCACCCGTTACCGGACAAGCGGAAGGGGTTCACCGACCCCGAGGCGCGGGTCCGGCAGCGGCACCTCGACCTGGTGATGAACCCGGACTCGCTGCGGATGATGCAGCAACGCAGTGCTGCCGTACGGGCCCTGCGCAACGGCTTCGAGACGCGTGGGTTCATCGAGGTGGAGACGCCGATGCTGCAGGCGGTGCACGGCGGCGCGAACGCGCGGCCGTTCGCTACGCACATCAACGCCTACGACACCGAGCTGTTCCTGCGGATCGCGCCGGAGCTGTTCCTCAAGCGGCTGAGCGTCGGCGGAATGGGCAAGGTCTTCGAGCTGAACCGGAACTTCCGCAACGAGGGCGCCGACGCGACCCACAACCCGGAGTTCACGTCGGTCGAGGCCTACCAGCCGTACGCCGACTACCACGTGATGCGTGAGCTCACCCGCGAACTGCTGATCGAGGCCGCCACCGCGGTGTACGGCAAGCCCGTCGTACGGCGCGACGGTGAGGAGCTCGACATCTCGGGCGACTGGTCCGTGGTCACCGTGCACGACGCGGTCGGCCGCGCCGCCGGTACCGCGATCACGCCGGACACGCCCGCGGAACGGCTGCGCGAACTGTGCGCCGAGCACGGCGTCCACACGACCTTCGAGATGTCCGCGGGCGAGCTGGTGCTGGAGCTGTACGACGAACTGGTCGAGCCGAACACCACGCTGCCGACGTTCTACACCGACTTCCCGCTCGAGACGTCGCCGCTGACCCGCACCCACCGCTCCGAACCACGGCTCGCCGAACGCTGGGACCTGGTCGCGTTCGGTGCCGAGATCGGTACGGCGTACTCCGAACTGGTGGACCCGGTCGAGCAACGCCGCCGCCTCACCGAACAGTCGCTGAAGGCCGCGGCCGGCGACCCCGAGGCGATGTCGCTGGACGAGGACTTCCTGTCGGCGCTCGAGTACGCGATGCCCCCGACGGGCGGTCTGGGCATCGGCGTGGACCGGGTGATGATGATGCTGACCGGACAGAACATCCGCAGCACCCTCGCTTTTCCGTTCGTACGTCCCGCTCTGCGGTCCTGA
- a CDS encoding DUF998 domain-containing protein yields the protein MDVVPYRLIRSLMLAAGVLYCSLLLEVAAGFPLDVHTSFLSELGARDQSTSLYARGMDLATGVLLLIAVLLARPAVRGRWELRGLLISTATFGLGTLFDSFSPMDCAPSASAACRAAEANGQEGAPLVLHEVTSTLAGIGSIAMGVFAVLVLRKYGWGGLWGRAVAVLAGAVAVTQTWLGLQTGVDVLTGNELHAPGILQRVSVLLVCVMLGTLLPGLRQAFSR from the coding sequence ATGGACGTCGTGCCCTACCGCCTGATCCGCAGCCTCATGCTTGCCGCCGGTGTGCTCTACTGCAGCCTGCTGCTGGAGGTAGCGGCAGGGTTCCCGCTGGACGTCCACACCTCGTTCCTGAGTGAGCTGGGCGCACGGGACCAGTCCACGAGCCTGTACGCGCGGGGGATGGACCTGGCCACGGGCGTCCTGCTTCTGATCGCCGTACTGCTTGCTCGTCCGGCCGTCCGGGGGCGATGGGAGCTGAGAGGTCTGCTGATCAGTACTGCGACCTTCGGGCTGGGCACGTTGTTCGACTCGTTCTCACCGATGGACTGCGCGCCGTCGGCCAGTGCGGCGTGCCGCGCAGCTGAGGCGAACGGACAAGAGGGCGCACCGCTGGTGCTACATGAGGTCACGTCGACGCTCGCAGGTATTGGCAGCATCGCGATGGGTGTCTTCGCGGTCCTCGTACTGCGGAAGTACGGCTGGGGTGGTCTGTGGGGCAGAGCGGTCGCAGTACTGGCTGGAGCTGTTGCGGTGACGCAGACCTGGCTGGGCCTGCAGACCGGTGTCGATGTCCTCACCGGCAACGAGCTGCATGCGCCGGGCATCCTGCAGCGGGTGTCGGTGCTGCTCGTCTGCGTAATGCTGGGGACATTGCTACCCGGTCTGAGGCAGGCTTTCTCTCGATGA
- a CDS encoding alpha/beta fold hydrolase, which translates to MTTTWIVVPGLAETPEEFGRVVELLPELDVRVIDPWRTSITSDVDALRAAAGVAPDVELGLIGHSIGGLAALRWALTRPLEVTRLVLVDSSLTSETGVPAFYPGRRGDRVIRSVAQLLGRIGVPQVLGPTVRRLIVRLGSTSNRDLLSKATAKARYGGDGSWLLFWDELASSWELAAEVGKLIAGPVGAVAPTTLLVATGGTSRFTANRWLTGQQHLAAALGATVEVLPDAAHLVHLDRPDAIAAAVRQAGE; encoded by the coding sequence ATGACAACAACCTGGATCGTGGTGCCCGGCCTGGCCGAGACTCCTGAGGAGTTCGGACGGGTTGTCGAGTTGCTGCCGGAGCTCGACGTCCGGGTCATCGATCCATGGCGTACGTCGATCACGTCGGACGTGGACGCGTTGCGCGCCGCCGCCGGTGTGGCACCTGATGTGGAGCTCGGACTGATCGGCCACTCGATCGGAGGGTTGGCTGCACTGCGCTGGGCGCTGACGCGGCCGCTCGAGGTCACCCGGTTGGTACTGGTCGACAGCAGTCTCACCTCGGAGACCGGGGTACCTGCGTTCTACCCGGGGCGGCGTGGTGACCGGGTGATCCGGTCGGTAGCGCAGCTCTTGGGGCGGATCGGCGTACCGCAGGTGCTCGGGCCCACAGTGCGGCGGCTGATCGTCCGGCTCGGCAGTACGTCGAATCGCGACCTGTTGTCGAAGGCAACCGCCAAGGCGCGGTACGGCGGGGACGGGTCGTGGCTGCTGTTCTGGGACGAGCTGGCGAGCAGCTGGGAGCTGGCCGCGGAGGTAGGCAAGCTGATCGCCGGCCCGGTCGGGGCGGTCGCTCCGACAACCCTGCTCGTGGCAACCGGCGGCACCTCCCGCTTCACCGCCAACCGCTGGCTAACCGGCCAACAACACCTCGCCGCCGCCCTGGGCGCAACAGTAGAAGTCCTCCCCGACGCCGCCCACCTGGTCCACCTAGACCGCCCCGACGCCATAGCAGCCGCAGTCCGCCAAGCAGGCGAGTGA
- a CDS encoding ROK family protein, protein MAGKGSDMGKGTVGGGGTTMLRRINVASVLDAVRRSAPAPLRVAELVERTGLARPTVAQAVDELLDAGWLQQHGPDSADRSLGRPAIRVSLRGRAAPVLGLDVGPHRVTVGVSDLAGRKLSLVRRSGPGWTAQELLGVIAEVITEALAEAEVPADDVAAVVAASPGIVDEHTGRVQLVPSVPGWPAIDLIKHVRGLLDCPVMLDNDANLAALAIAAARGGTGTLLAIQWGERLGAGIVIDGRLHRGTGAAGEIGFIATDTDDVINPEDSRGPLERAVGSEAIAALGRQAALDNPQSRLAELGGEQLDTADVFAAAAERDPVAQAVVQQVARTFARALAPSVLVLDPTAVVIGGGVARAGAVLLDAISDQLRLLTLNHPKLELSALAEDAVVTGAMRMALDEVWQRKLPTPAMTSTT, encoded by the coding sequence GTGGCAGGCAAGGGATCGGACATGGGCAAGGGAACGGTCGGCGGCGGCGGCACGACGATGCTGCGGCGGATCAACGTCGCCTCGGTCCTCGACGCGGTCCGCCGATCCGCGCCCGCGCCGCTACGCGTCGCCGAACTGGTGGAGCGGACCGGGCTGGCCCGGCCGACGGTCGCGCAGGCCGTCGACGAGCTGCTCGACGCCGGCTGGCTGCAGCAGCACGGCCCCGACTCCGCGGACCGCTCGCTCGGCCGCCCGGCCATCCGCGTGTCGCTCCGCGGCCGCGCCGCGCCGGTGCTCGGGCTGGACGTCGGCCCGCACCGCGTGACCGTCGGCGTCTCCGACCTGGCCGGCCGCAAGCTGTCCCTGGTACGGCGTTCCGGTCCGGGCTGGACCGCACAGGAGCTGCTCGGCGTCATCGCCGAGGTGATCACCGAGGCGCTCGCGGAGGCCGAGGTACCCGCCGACGACGTCGCCGCCGTGGTCGCGGCGAGCCCCGGCATCGTCGACGAACACACCGGCCGCGTCCAACTGGTGCCGAGTGTGCCGGGCTGGCCGGCGATCGACCTGATCAAGCACGTTCGCGGCCTGCTCGACTGCCCGGTCATGCTGGACAACGACGCCAATCTGGCCGCGCTGGCGATTGCCGCGGCGCGCGGCGGTACCGGCACGCTGCTGGCGATCCAGTGGGGTGAGCGGCTCGGTGCGGGCATCGTCATCGACGGCCGGCTGCACCGCGGGACCGGAGCGGCCGGTGAGATCGGCTTCATCGCCACCGACACCGACGACGTCATCAATCCCGAGGACAGCCGCGGACCGTTGGAGCGTGCGGTCGGCTCGGAGGCGATCGCCGCGCTGGGTCGTCAGGCGGCGCTGGACAATCCGCAGTCGCGGCTGGCCGAGCTGGGCGGAGAGCAGTTGGACACCGCGGACGTGTTCGCCGCTGCCGCGGAGCGGGACCCGGTCGCGCAGGCCGTCGTACAGCAGGTCGCCCGGACGTTTGCGCGTGCATTGGCTCCGTCGGTTCTCGTACTCGACCCGACGGCTGTGGTGATCGGCGGCGGTGTCGCACGCGCGGGTGCTGTGCTGCTGGACGCTATCTCGGACCAGTTGCGGCTGTTGACGCTCAACCACCCGAAGCTGGAGCTGTCCGCGCTGGCCGAGGATGCTGTGGTCACGGGTGCGATGCGCATGGCCCTGGACGAGGTGTGGCAGCGGAAGCTTCCTACACCGGCCATGACCAGCACTACCTAG
- a CDS encoding ATP-binding protein encodes MQTRSPVVVGRDGEIDGLHRLLTGARSGYGGAIFLVGEPGIGKSRLAAAATAQAIDNGMVTLRGRVGAIGTTVAFRPFTEALLSLIRRGQMPAPEGLGPYRKVLGRLVPDWDDGTAHDTAASPVVLGEAVLRLLALAGAGRGCLLVLEDLHGSDPETLAVIEYLLDNLDEQPIALVATLRSETCQAYELARLAAQRGAGALFQLQPLGRTDVAELAAGCLEIPVSGVPEQLADQLWRDSAGIPFIVEELLQEANRTGQLVTQPGDSVQVVDDLRTHVPAAVVHSISSRTAQLGPQSRDILVLAAVIGHRFPLSVVQKATGTDDRLLLATLRAGVAAQLVGPDEPVPDWYAFRHPLTADALLAGLTPTERAALARRCADAIEELHPGLPGEWCPMVADLAETGGETIRAGRLFALAGRRSFDDGSTGSATNLLERANAMLADDPDIGYRAGVLGSLLLALSATGRFEDIAVHAAAVEEMAGHNLDSRKVAALHVQLANAEMMAGRWSAALEHVATARSLLGSDPADADLAPVDVVAANLELARNSPGRVRAATELATRAAAAAERAKLPEVTCEALQLLGILAREHDLDQSIEYFHRARQVAEDHGMTFLRVCSHIFQAVTIYLADGSILELERARQQALRIGAIPLMYEVDGILGQHAILRSEYARAAEIIDECLAVTRRLRLGRSATYFLATKAILEAHQGRRAAMESALDEVANWGGERATYELPYSYGLARTFCALLEENRELAEAEMAQALAYDAKNPTTLHTSGKNGLSLLLGVLSGQSGWAQFQVVTATAASGMRWNRQFVQLAHAVLLGRDGQVEAANAQVAEAMDTASLYPLARHLGLRLVAEPAHADGWGEPVAWLRQAEDYFHNAGIPAVASACRSLMRQLGATVWQRRSGTEQVPAYLRQMGVTTREYEVCRLLVDRIGNKSIASRLHISPRTVEKHVASLMTKTQQPDREALSSFARTVLQD; translated from the coding sequence ATGCAGACCCGTTCGCCCGTTGTGGTCGGCAGAGACGGGGAGATCGACGGTCTTCACCGTCTGCTGACCGGAGCACGCAGCGGGTACGGCGGTGCGATTTTCCTGGTCGGTGAACCGGGGATCGGCAAGAGCCGGCTCGCGGCAGCGGCCACCGCGCAGGCGATCGACAACGGAATGGTCACTCTGCGTGGCCGGGTCGGTGCGATCGGGACGACGGTCGCCTTCCGACCGTTCACCGAGGCACTGCTGTCCTTGATCCGGCGCGGCCAGATGCCCGCGCCGGAAGGCCTCGGGCCTTACCGCAAGGTGCTCGGCCGACTGGTACCGGATTGGGACGACGGCACGGCACACGACACAGCCGCGTCACCTGTCGTCCTGGGCGAGGCCGTACTGCGGCTGCTCGCACTGGCAGGCGCCGGCCGCGGCTGCCTGCTCGTCCTCGAGGACCTGCACGGCTCCGATCCGGAGACGCTGGCGGTGATCGAGTACCTGCTGGACAACCTGGACGAGCAGCCGATCGCCCTGGTCGCGACACTACGCTCCGAGACCTGTCAGGCGTACGAGCTGGCACGGCTGGCGGCCCAGCGTGGAGCAGGCGCACTGTTCCAGCTGCAGCCGTTGGGACGCACTGACGTGGCTGAGCTCGCTGCAGGCTGTCTGGAGATTCCAGTCAGTGGTGTGCCCGAGCAACTGGCAGACCAGCTGTGGAGAGACAGCGCCGGAATCCCTTTCATTGTTGAGGAACTGCTGCAAGAGGCGAACCGGACCGGGCAGCTCGTCACACAGCCGGGCGACAGCGTGCAGGTGGTCGACGATCTGCGGACGCACGTGCCGGCCGCCGTCGTCCACAGCATCAGCAGCCGTACGGCGCAGCTCGGGCCGCAGTCCCGGGACATCCTGGTCCTGGCTGCCGTGATCGGGCACCGGTTCCCGCTGAGCGTCGTACAGAAGGCCACCGGGACCGACGACCGTTTGCTGTTGGCAACGCTGCGGGCTGGTGTTGCCGCGCAGCTCGTCGGTCCGGACGAGCCCGTGCCCGACTGGTACGCCTTCCGGCATCCGCTCACGGCTGACGCGTTGCTGGCAGGCCTGACACCTACCGAACGCGCGGCACTGGCGCGGCGCTGTGCGGACGCGATCGAGGAGCTGCACCCCGGACTGCCCGGCGAGTGGTGCCCGATGGTGGCCGATCTCGCCGAGACCGGCGGCGAGACGATCCGCGCCGGGCGGCTGTTCGCCCTGGCCGGCCGGCGCTCGTTCGACGACGGCTCGACCGGCTCGGCCACCAACCTGCTCGAACGCGCGAACGCCATGCTGGCCGACGATCCCGACATCGGCTACCGCGCCGGAGTCCTCGGCTCGTTGCTGCTCGCCCTCAGCGCGACGGGCCGCTTCGAGGACATTGCCGTCCACGCCGCGGCCGTCGAGGAGATGGCCGGTCACAACCTGGACAGCCGCAAGGTCGCCGCGCTGCACGTCCAGCTGGCGAACGCCGAGATGATGGCCGGCCGCTGGTCCGCCGCGCTGGAGCACGTGGCGACCGCCCGCTCGCTGCTCGGCAGCGATCCGGCCGATGCCGACCTCGCGCCGGTCGACGTGGTCGCCGCGAACCTCGAACTCGCCCGGAACAGCCCCGGCCGCGTCCGGGCCGCCACCGAGCTCGCCACCCGCGCCGCCGCCGCGGCCGAGCGCGCGAAGCTTCCTGAGGTGACGTGCGAGGCCCTGCAACTGCTGGGCATCCTGGCGCGCGAGCACGACCTCGACCAGTCGATCGAGTACTTCCACCGGGCCCGGCAGGTCGCCGAGGACCACGGCATGACGTTCCTGCGGGTCTGCTCGCACATCTTCCAGGCCGTCACGATCTATTTGGCGGACGGCAGCATCCTCGAGCTCGAGCGGGCCCGGCAGCAGGCGCTCCGGATCGGCGCGATCCCGTTGATGTACGAGGTCGACGGCATCCTCGGCCAGCATGCGATCCTGCGGTCCGAGTACGCGCGGGCCGCCGAGATCATCGACGAGTGCCTCGCGGTCACGCGGCGGCTACGGCTCGGCCGGTCCGCGACGTACTTCCTGGCCACCAAGGCGATCCTGGAGGCTCACCAGGGCCGCCGGGCCGCGATGGAGTCGGCGCTGGACGAGGTGGCGAACTGGGGTGGCGAGCGGGCCACGTACGAGCTGCCATACTCCTACGGGCTCGCCAGGACGTTCTGCGCGTTGCTGGAGGAGAACCGCGAGCTGGCCGAGGCCGAGATGGCACAGGCGCTCGCGTACGACGCCAAGAACCCGACCACTCTCCACACCTCCGGCAAGAACGGGCTGAGCCTGTTGCTCGGCGTACTCTCCGGACAGAGCGGCTGGGCGCAGTTCCAGGTCGTGACCGCAACGGCTGCCAGTGGCATGCGGTGGAACAGGCAGTTCGTCCAGCTCGCGCACGCCGTACTGCTGGGACGGGACGGACAGGTGGAAGCTGCCAACGCCCAGGTGGCCGAGGCGATGGATACCGCGTCGCTGTACCCGCTGGCGCGGCACCTCGGTCTGCGACTCGTGGCTGAGCCGGCCCACGCGGACGGGTGGGGTGAGCCGGTGGCGTGGTTGCGGCAGGCGGAGGACTACTTCCACAACGCCGGCATCCCGGCTGTAGCGAGTGCGTGCCGCAGTCTGATGCGCCAGCTCGGGGCGACGGTGTGGCAGCGGCGGAGCGGTACGGAACAGGTTCCGGCGTACCTGCGACAGATGGGCGTCACCACTCGGGAGTACGAGGTCTGCCGGTTGCTGGTGGACCGGATCGGGAACAAGTCGATCGCGTCCCGGCTGCACATCTCGCCACGGACCGTCGAGAAGCACGTGGCCAGTCTGATGACGAAGACCCAGCAGCCGGACCGGGAAGCTCTGAGCAGTTTCGCCCGCACGGTACTTCAGGACTAG